Proteins encoded together in one Microbacterium sp. zg-Y625 window:
- the dapD gene encoding 2,3,4,5-tetrahydropyridine-2,6-dicarboxylate N-succinyltransferase codes for MSDARWIWATGLTTTAADGTVLDAWFPHPQAGRRPVDIDAAAEVEGLDGRDERRKVTVAPVSLQIDLDAAPASTPDAYLRLHALSHRLVEPNDLNLDGIFGHLPIVAWTNAGPMLPEDAASMRPSLQRHGIQVHSLDKFPRLTDYVTPAGVRIADTARVRLGAYLSPGTTVMHEGFVNFNAGTLGASMVEGRISQGVVVGDGSDIGGGASIMGTLSGGGSHRVSIGARTLLGANAGIGISLGDDCVVEAGLYVTAGTKVTLPAAAPRHDGTPQVVKAAELSGRSGLLFRRNSLTGAVEAVERAGVGVTLNEALHA; via the coding sequence ATGAGCGACGCACGATGGATCTGGGCCACCGGACTGACGACCACCGCCGCTGACGGCACGGTGCTCGACGCCTGGTTCCCCCACCCGCAGGCGGGGCGCCGCCCGGTCGACATCGACGCCGCCGCGGAGGTGGAGGGCCTCGACGGACGCGACGAGCGACGCAAGGTGACGGTGGCGCCGGTGTCGCTCCAGATCGACCTGGATGCCGCGCCGGCCTCGACGCCCGACGCCTACCTGCGGCTGCACGCCCTGTCCCACCGTCTCGTCGAGCCCAACGACCTCAACCTCGACGGCATCTTCGGGCACCTGCCGATCGTCGCGTGGACGAACGCCGGCCCGATGCTGCCTGAGGATGCCGCCTCCATGCGCCCGTCGCTGCAGCGCCACGGGATCCAAGTGCACAGTCTCGACAAGTTCCCGCGCCTGACCGACTACGTCACGCCCGCGGGTGTGCGCATCGCCGACACCGCCCGGGTGCGTCTAGGCGCCTACCTCTCCCCCGGCACCACCGTCATGCACGAGGGGTTCGTCAACTTCAACGCCGGGACCCTGGGCGCCTCGATGGTGGAGGGCCGCATCTCCCAGGGGGTCGTGGTCGGCGACGGCAGCGACATCGGCGGCGGCGCCTCGATCATGGGCACGCTCTCGGGTGGCGGCAGCCACCGCGTATCGATCGGGGCGCGCACGCTCCTCGGCGCGAACGCCGGCATCGGCATCTCGCTCGGAGACGATTGCGTCGTCGAGGCCGGCCTGTATGTGACCGCAGGCACGAAGGTCACCCTGCCCGCGGCGGCTCCCCGCCACGACGGCACGCCCCAGGTCGTGAAGGCCGCCGAACTCTCCGGGCGATCGGGGCTGCTCTTCCGCCGCAACTCCCTCACCGGCGCGGTCGAGGCGGTCGAGCGCGCCGGCGTCGGCGTCACCCTGAACGAGGCACTGCACGCCTGA
- a CDS encoding DUF3117 domain-containing protein, with the protein MAAMKPRTGDGPMEAVKEGRLIIVRVPLEGGGRLVVSVNDDEAKELYSVLGGVVNPA; encoded by the coding sequence ATGGCAGCCATGAAGCCGCGAACCGGGGATGGACCGATGGAGGCCGTGAAGGAGGGACGCCTGATCATCGTGCGCGTCCCCCTCGAAGGTGGGGGTCGCCTGGTCGTTTCCGTCAACGACGACGAGGCGAAAGAGCTGTACAGCGTCCTCGGCGGCGTTGTGAACCCTGCGTGA
- the dapE gene encoding succinyl-diaminopimelate desuccinylase, with the protein MPRLDLSASSLDLTRAICDIPSVSDEETTLADAIHEAVAALPHLQVHRDGDTIVARTDLGRAQRVAIAGHIDTVPVNANLPTRDIEIDGEPYLWGRGTVDMKAGVAVQLKLAAELVAPRVDITWLWYDHEEVEASRSGLTRLARTRPDLFAADFAILGEPSDGEVEGGCNGTLRAVIRTHGSRAHSARAWMGENAIHAAAPVLARLTDYEPQQIEVEGLVYREGLNAVRITGGVAGNVIPDLCEIEVNYRFAPSRDAAEAEAHVREIFAGYEVEITDVAEGARPGLDAALAQEFVAAVGAVPRPKYGWTDVARFSALGVPAVNYGPGNPHLAHHDEERVAVSQIEAVERGLRAWLRGA; encoded by the coding sequence ATGCCACGGCTCGACCTCAGCGCGTCCTCTCTCGACCTCACGCGGGCGATCTGCGACATCCCCAGCGTCTCGGATGAAGAGACGACCCTCGCCGACGCCATCCACGAAGCCGTCGCCGCGTTGCCGCACCTGCAGGTGCATCGCGACGGCGACACGATCGTGGCGCGCACCGACCTCGGCCGCGCGCAGCGCGTCGCCATCGCCGGGCACATCGACACCGTCCCGGTGAACGCGAACCTGCCCACGCGCGACATCGAGATCGACGGCGAGCCCTACCTGTGGGGACGCGGCACCGTGGACATGAAGGCAGGCGTCGCGGTGCAGCTGAAGCTCGCCGCCGAACTCGTCGCCCCCCGCGTGGACATCACCTGGCTCTGGTACGACCACGAAGAGGTCGAGGCCTCGCGCAGCGGCCTGACGCGGCTCGCCCGCACCCGACCCGACCTCTTCGCGGCGGACTTCGCGATCCTGGGCGAGCCCTCGGACGGCGAGGTCGAGGGGGGATGCAACGGCACGCTGCGTGCGGTGATCCGCACGCACGGCTCGCGCGCCCACAGCGCCCGGGCGTGGATGGGCGAGAACGCCATCCACGCCGCGGCCCCCGTGCTCGCGCGACTGACGGACTACGAGCCGCAGCAGATCGAGGTCGAGGGCCTGGTGTATCGCGAGGGTCTCAACGCGGTGCGCATCACCGGCGGGGTCGCAGGCAACGTCATCCCCGACCTCTGCGAGATCGAGGTGAACTACCGGTTCGCGCCCAGTCGCGACGCCGCCGAAGCAGAAGCCCACGTGCGTGAGATCTTCGCGGGGTACGAGGTGGAGATCACGGACGTCGCCGAGGGTGCCCGCCCCGGCTTGGACGCTGCGCTCGCCCAGGAGTTCGTCGCCGCGGTCGGCGCGGTGCCCCGCCCCAAGTACGGCTGGACCGACGTCGCCCGGTTCTCGGCGCTCGGCGTGCCGGCGGTGAACTACGGTCCCGGAAACCCGCACCTGGCCCACCACGACGAGGAGCGGGTGGCGGTCTCGCAGATCGAGGCCGTGGAGCGCGGTCTTCGCGCATGGCTGCGCGGCGCCTGA
- a CDS encoding O-methyltransferase, with product MGEHDANRRFAAEVTIEPDAIGRARAHALELGADPISAPIGAQCAVIAAASKALNIVEVGTGAGVSGLWLLHGSPRATLTTIDIEPEHLGAARQSFAAAGVAPARARFITGRGSSVLPRMNEASYDIVLIDADPEGVIEYVEHGLRLVRAGGTVLVPRVLHGGAVADPVRRDAVTSAYRSLIQETQSSPAVIGALSIVGEGLLQLTTTAP from the coding sequence ATGGGCGAGCACGACGCGAACCGCAGATTCGCAGCCGAAGTCACGATCGAACCCGACGCGATCGGTCGGGCGCGCGCGCACGCGCTCGAGCTCGGCGCCGACCCCATCAGCGCGCCGATCGGCGCCCAGTGCGCGGTCATCGCCGCGGCTTCCAAGGCGCTGAACATCGTAGAGGTGGGCACCGGGGCCGGCGTCTCGGGCCTCTGGCTGCTGCACGGTTCGCCGCGCGCCACGCTGACGACCATCGACATCGAGCCCGAGCACCTGGGCGCCGCGCGTCAGTCGTTCGCGGCGGCCGGCGTCGCGCCCGCCCGCGCACGTTTCATCACCGGACGCGGATCCAGCGTGCTGCCGCGCATGAACGAGGCGTCCTACGACATCGTCCTCATCGACGCCGATCCGGAGGGCGTCATCGAGTACGTCGAGCACGGTCTGCGACTGGTCCGCGCCGGCGGCACTGTGCTCGTGCCGCGCGTGCTGCACGGCGGTGCGGTCGCCGACCCGGTGCGCCGCGATGCGGTGACGAGCGCCTACCGGTCCCTGATCCAGGAGACGCAGTCCTCGCCCGCCGTCATCGGCGCCCTGTCGATCGTCGGCGAGGGACTGCTGCAGCTGACCACCACCGCCCCCTGA
- a CDS encoding L-lactate permease, whose protein sequence is MWEQTTDPFGSIGLSALVAAIPIVVFLVCLVAIKLSGILSAVIALAVQIVVAMWPFGMPLDAVAGSALNGVLTAIWPIAYIIVMAVWLYRLAVASGRFDVIRASIGGISGDQRIQVLLISFAFGAFLEGAAGFGVPIAICAALLVQLGFRPVRAAMISLVANAGAGAYGAIGIPVIVGAQVTGIDVMVLSRSMVVILQPLTLLIPFLLVMILDGWRGLRETLPATLLVTVVFSGIQGGVLWFLGPELADLGAGLGAMVALFVLGRVWQPRRQFREDGSQAPEAERHSLGQIASAWSPFYILTGFILLWSLPLFKNLFAEGGALAGTVFAVPIPGLTGEVTTAAGSVVTATWGFTPLNATGTAILLAVIVSYLTTPKSRRPSLGGEFVGTVRSLWQALVLIALILALANIANYAGASTSMGNALAAIGPLVPLLAPIIGWIGVFLTGSVVNNNTLFAPLQVATAQGIGADPALLVAGNTAGGNTGKVISPQSIAIAAGAVGLSGRESEILRASILYSLGMLAFICLWCFTLYIAF, encoded by the coding sequence ATGTGGGAACAGACGACGGACCCTTTCGGGAGCATCGGGCTCTCCGCCCTCGTGGCGGCCATTCCCATCGTGGTGTTCCTGGTGTGCCTGGTCGCGATCAAACTGAGCGGCATCCTCTCGGCCGTCATCGCACTGGCCGTGCAGATCGTCGTCGCCATGTGGCCGTTCGGAATGCCGCTGGACGCGGTGGCAGGCTCCGCGCTGAACGGGGTGCTCACCGCGATCTGGCCGATCGCGTACATCATCGTGATGGCCGTGTGGCTGTACCGGCTCGCGGTGGCCAGCGGCAGGTTCGACGTCATCCGCGCCTCGATCGGGGGGATCTCGGGCGACCAGCGCATCCAGGTGCTGCTGATCAGCTTCGCCTTCGGGGCCTTCCTCGAGGGCGCCGCCGGATTCGGTGTTCCCATCGCCATCTGCGCGGCACTGCTCGTGCAACTCGGGTTCCGCCCGGTGCGCGCCGCCATGATCTCCCTCGTCGCGAACGCCGGCGCCGGAGCCTACGGCGCCATCGGCATTCCGGTGATCGTCGGCGCACAGGTCACCGGTATCGACGTGATGGTGCTGTCGCGGTCGATGGTCGTCATCCTGCAGCCGCTGACGCTGCTGATCCCTTTCCTGCTGGTGATGATCCTCGACGGGTGGCGCGGCCTGCGCGAGACACTGCCGGCGACCCTGCTCGTCACCGTGGTGTTCAGCGGCATCCAGGGCGGTGTGCTGTGGTTCCTCGGTCCCGAGCTCGCCGACCTCGGCGCGGGACTCGGCGCCATGGTGGCCCTCTTCGTGCTCGGGAGGGTCTGGCAGCCGCGGCGGCAGTTCCGTGAAGACGGATCGCAGGCCCCGGAGGCCGAGCGCCACAGCCTCGGCCAGATCGCGTCCGCCTGGAGCCCGTTCTACATCCTGACCGGCTTCATCCTGCTGTGGAGCCTGCCGCTGTTCAAGAACCTCTTCGCGGAGGGTGGCGCGCTGGCCGGCACCGTCTTCGCCGTTCCCATCCCGGGGCTGACGGGCGAAGTGACCACGGCAGCCGGCTCCGTCGTCACCGCGACCTGGGGCTTCACGCCGCTGAACGCAACCGGCACGGCCATCCTCCTTGCGGTGATCGTGTCGTACCTGACCACCCCGAAATCGCGCCGCCCGTCGCTGGGCGGAGAGTTCGTCGGCACCGTGCGGTCGCTCTGGCAGGCGCTGGTGCTCATCGCGCTGATCCTCGCACTGGCGAACATCGCCAACTATGCGGGCGCCTCGACGTCGATGGGCAACGCCCTCGCCGCGATCGGCCCGCTGGTTCCCCTCCTCGCCCCCATCATCGGCTGGATCGGCGTGTTCCTCACCGGGTCGGTGGTCAACAACAACACCCTCTTCGCGCCGCTGCAGGTCGCCACCGCGCAGGGCATCGGTGCCGATCCGGCCCTGCTGGTGGCGGGCAACACCGCCGGCGGCAACACCGGCAAGGTGATCTCGCCGCAGTCGATCGCGATCGCAGCGGGGGCCGTGGGGCTCTCGGGGCGCGAAAGCGAGATCCTGCGGGCGTCGATCCTCTACAGCCTCGGGATGCTGGCGTTCATCTGCCTCTGGTGCTTCACGCTGTACATCGCGTTCTGA